The Methylocella silvestris BL2 DNA segment GCGGATTGCTGGCGCTTGCCCTCCCCTACTGCCCCGCAACCGTTCTTGCCTATGAATATCAATCATCTGCATCAACCTATGGCCAGGACCCCGCCGAACTCACAGCGCGCCCTCGACCGACCGCGCCGCCGCGCGAACTCGTGCCCTACGACGGAAAATATACGGCGGGCACCATCGTCATTTCGACGCAGGAACGGCGCCTTTACTACATTCTTCCCGGCAATCAGGCGGTGCGATATGGGATCGGCGTCGGTCGTCCCGGCTTCACCTGGAAAGGAGACAAGACGGTCGCCATGAAAAGAGAATGGCCGTCGTGGCGTCCGCCCGCACAAATGCTGCGCCGGCGTCCCGACCTGCCGCGCTTCATGGAAGGCGGCCCCGACAATCCGCTTGGCGCCCGCGCCATGTATCTCGGCGGCAGCCTCTATCGCATCCACGGCTCGAACGAACCGCAGACGATTGGACAGGCGGTGTCGTCCGGCTGCATCCGCATGACCAATGAAGACGTCGTCGATCTTTATGATCGCGTTCGAGTCGGAACGAAGGTCATCGTCCGATAGCATG contains these protein-coding regions:
- a CDS encoding L,D-transpeptidase, whose translation is MHGRLAALAGGLLALALPYCPATVLAYEYQSSASTYGQDPAELTARPRPTAPPRELVPYDGKYTAGTIVISTQERRLYYILPGNQAVRYGIGVGRPGFTWKGDKTVAMKREWPSWRPPAQMLRRRPDLPRFMEGGPDNPLGARAMYLGGSLYRIHGSNEPQTIGQAVSSGCIRMTNEDVVDLYDRVRVGTKVIVR